One genomic window of Eptesicus fuscus isolate TK198812 chromosome 6, DD_ASM_mEF_20220401, whole genome shotgun sequence includes the following:
- the LOC103300979 gene encoding olfactory receptor 7A10-like — MELGNGTQISEFLLLGISQALELQPLIFGLFLSMYLVTVLGNLLIILAVSSDSHLHTPMYFFLSNLSLVDICFTSTTIPKMLWNIQTQSKVITYEGCITQMYFFILFAGLDNFILTVMAYDRFVAICHPLHYMVIMNPQLCGLLVLVSWILSVLNSSLNSLMVLGLRFCSDLEIPHFFCELSQVVQIACSDTFINNITMYFSAGLLGGGPLAGILYSYSKIIASICVIPSSQGKYKAFSTCASHLSVVSLFYGTSLGVYLSSTATQNVHSSATASVMYTVVTPMLNPFIYSLRNNDIKRALQRFLGR, encoded by the coding sequence ATGGAACTAGGCAATGGTACACAAATTTCAGAATTCCTTCTTCTGGGAATTTCACAGGCACTGGAACTGCAGCCCCTCATATTTGGGcttttcctctccatgtacctggtcactgtgttgggaaacctgctcatcatcctggccgtcagctcagactcccacctccacacacccatgtacttcttcctctccaacctgtccttggtagacatctgtttcacctccaccaccatcccaaAGATGCTGTGGAacatccagacacagagcaaagtCATCACCTATGAAGGCTGCATCACACAGAtgtattttttcatactttttgcTGGCTTAGACAACTTTATCCTGActgtgatggcctatgaccggtttgtggccatctgccaccctCTGCACTACATGGTCATCATGAACCCCCAGCTCTGTGGACTGCTGGTTCTGGTGTCCTGGATCCTGAGTGTCCTGAATTCCTCACTAAATAGCTTAATGGTGTTGGGTCTGCGCTTCTGCTCAGACTTAGAAATTCCCCACTTTTTCTGTGAACTCAGTCAGGTGGTACAAATTGCCTGTTCTGACACCTTTATTAACAACATTACAATGTACTTTTCAGCTGGACTGCTGGGTGGTGGTCCCCTTGCTGGGATCCTTTACTCTTATTCTAAGATCATTGCCTCCATATGTGTAATCCCATCATCTCAGGGgaaatataaagcattttctaCCTGTGCGTCTCACCTCTCAGTTGTCTCCTTATTTTATGGTACTAGCCTTGGAGTTTACCTCAGTTCTACTGCTACCCAAAATGTGCACTCAAGTGCAACAGCCTCGGTGATGTACACTGTGGTcacacccatgctgaaccccttcatctacagtctGAGGAACAATGACATAAAGAGGGCCCTGCAAAGATTCCTTGGCAGGTAA
- the LOC103301041 gene encoding olfactory receptor 7A5-like has translation MEPGNDTQISEFLLLGLSQALELQPLIFGLFLSMYLITVLGNLLIILAVSSDSHLHTPMYFFLSNLSLVDICFTSTTIPKMLWNIQTQRKVITYKDCITQMYFYTLFAVLDNFILSVMAYDRFVAICHPLHYLVIMNSWLCGLLVLLSWILSAMVSLLHSLMVLRLSFCSDLEIPHFFCELNQVIQLACSDTFLNNILMYSSAGLVGGGPLAGILYSYSKIIASICVIPSSQGKYKAFSTCVSHLSVVSLFYGTSLGVYLSSTATHNAQSSATASVMYTVVTPMLNPFIYSLRNNDIKRALQRFLGR, from the coding sequence ATGGAACCAGGCAATGATACACaaatttcagaatttcttcttctgggACTTTCACAGGCACTGGAACTACAGCCCCTCATATTTGGGcttttcctctccatgtacctgatcactgtgttgggaaacctgctcatcatcctggctgtcagctcagactcccacctccacacacccatgtacttcttcctctccaacctgtccttggtagacatctgtttcacctccaccaccatcccaaAGATGTTATGGAACATCCAGACACAGAGAAAAGTCATCACCTATAAAGACTGCATtacacaaatgtatttttatacactTTTTGCAGTGTTGGACAACTTTATCCTGAGTGTAATGGCCTATGACCGGTttgtggccatctgccaccccctGCACTATCTGGTCATCATGAACTCctggctctgtggactgctgGTTCTGCTGTCCTGGATCCTGAGTGCCATGGTTTCCTTGCTACATAGCTTAATGGTGTTGCGTCTGTCCTTCTGCTCAGACTTGGAAATCCCACACTTTTTCTGTGAACTCAATCAGGTGATCCAACTTGCCTGTTCTGACACCTTTCTTAACAATATTCTAATGTATTCTTCAGCTGGGCTGGTAGGTGGTGGTCCCCTTGCTGGAATCCTTTACTCTTACTCTAAGATCATTGCCTCCATATGTGTAATCCCATCATCTCAGGGgaaatataaagcattttctaCCTGTGTGTCTCACCTCTCAGTTGTCTCCTTATTTTATGGTACAAGCCTTGGAGTTTACCTCAGTTCTACTGCTACCCATAATGCACAGTCAAGTGCAACAGCCTCAGTGATGTACACTGTGGTcacacccatgctgaaccccttcatctacagtctGAGGAACAATGACATAAAGAGGGCCCTGCAAAGATTTCTTGGCAGGTAA